AGACAGCGGCTTGACCATGCCGCTTCCTCAACCGGGAGAGTAGAAGTGACTGACACCATTTACAGAGGCATTGCCACGTCCACCGGCGACGGCAGGGCGGGAGGACGTGCGCGGACCAATGACGGACTGCTCGACGTGACACTCGCAATCCCGAAGGAGATGGGCGGCCCCGGGGGCGCAACCAATCCCGAGCAGCTGTTCGCCGCAGGCTGGGCCTCTTGCTTCCACTCGGCCCTCAAGGCCGTAGCGGCCCAGCAGCAGATCCAGATCTCCGACTCTGCTGTCGTCGCCGAGGTGGGCGTGGAGAAGACGCCGGAGGGTGGATTCGGCCTCAACGCCGCCCTGCATGTCGAACTGGCCGGCGTCGCGCAGGAGGCAGCGGACAAGCTGGTTGAGGCAGCTCACGCCATGTGCCCGTACTCCAAGGCGACACGCGGCAACGTTCCGGTTGCCCTCGATGTCACGGTAGCGTGACGCCGGTCGGGGGGAGCGCGCTGAGCCTCCCCCGACCGAGCGGGACGCCCCACGCAAGTGCGCCGGGCCGGGGCAGAACAACGCCTGGGCGAGCCCCTG
This sequence is a window from Streptomyces ortus. Protein-coding genes within it:
- a CDS encoding organic hydroperoxide resistance protein; this encodes MTDTIYRGIATSTGDGRAGGRARTNDGLLDVTLAIPKEMGGPGGATNPEQLFAAGWASCFHSALKAVAAQQQIQISDSAVVAEVGVEKTPEGGFGLNAALHVELAGVAQEAADKLVEAAHAMCPYSKATRGNVPVALDVTVA